The DNA window TGGACTCAATGGCTGAGAGAGCATGAATAAAGAACATCTGGGTCACACAGGCGTCAAAGGTAATCTCCCGGGAATCAAACCAGAAGAGGGCTAGGATCTTGGGCATGGTGGATGTGGACAAGGCCAGGTCAATGGCTGCCAGCATGCAGAGAAAGAGGTACATGGGAACGTGCAGGCTGCGCTCCATCTTTACGATGAAGACCACGATGCAGTTTCCAAACACTGCCACGGCATACATAGAAAGCAGGGGGAAGCCGATCCAGAAATGAGCTTCTTCTAGTCCTGGGATACCAATAAGCACAAAGGTGGTATGTGTGAAGTTGCAGGCACTCATAGCTGGCACGGAGAAGGGGGCACTGGAGCAGGTGAGGTCGCACTGGCAGCCTGCTAGCCTGTTAGGATAAGGAGTACAGTCAGAGAGGCTGGCCCTGGAGACCTGGCAACTGAATGCACCTTAGCTCTCCCCCTTTActctctcttcctgcttctccaAGTCATTTGGGCTCTCTCATAAGAAAGCTCTTTGAAGCCTCCTGCCAAAGAGGAAAGTGACAGCTCAAATTCATTTATCAATCACTACTCTctaaatccatttacatttgtaaAAGGGAACCTGGAGAGAACGATGCTTATCTCAAAATCTATCCTTTCCCAAGTTCCCTGGACTCCTTATCCTGGCCCATACCTTCACTGTCTGCAAACTGGGCTGCCCTTTTCTCAGCTAGGTGCTAAGGGATACCTTACCAGGAAACTCTTCCTGAGAGGCTGtgttttccttctacccttcctTTCcctacccttcccttcccttcccttcaatCATTCATCGGATCTGTAAGCATTTACTTATAGGACTTATTATATATGGAGGCTATTTGATAGATGCTGATGATACAGAGTCAAAGACACATCTTTTGCCCTTCAGATGCCCTGTCTAGGGTGAAAGATAGACAAGTAACCCAAATATTAGAATCTTGGGATAAGTGTTAGCAAAAGATGTGCATTTAATGCATGGGAGGGTGAAAGGCACGATCAGAGGAACCTTCCTGAAAAAAGATGGTCCTTCTGTTTAGTCTTGAAACATGAGTAAAAATTaagcagacagagaaaggaataaaaggtGTTCCAAACAGTGGGAATAgggaggtttttggttttgttttgtttgcaaatctTCAGGATTCCAGGTCCCCAGGTCTAAGGTcagtggaagaggaaagaaacacaattgtgattaaaaataaaaataaaaacaaaaaaacacaaaataaaaactaagaaaaaaaaggccaaaatcaATCTCTTAAGGGAACAAGGAAACTTATCTGGGGTCATCAAATGAAAGGCAGTAGCTCCCTCCAATGACTTCCCGGGAGATGGAGGTGCTGGCAGGATCCTAGCTGCCAGGCATGGTCTCTGTGAAGGCTCTTCTCTCTGTTCCTGGCTGATGGGTTCCTCCACACTTAAAAGCTGCCTCTAAGGCCACTCTCACTGCCACAAAGAGAACTTGATTGAGTCCTAATACTCCTAGAGCTTTATCTTTCTTGGAACCTCTGCTGACCATTCATGTTACACGAGACATTTCTGTTTTAGGAAGCCCGGTGTTGTTCTGCCTCACCCTGTTCTCTGACCTATCATCAAACTGTATCCCTGATAGGCTCCCTAGGTGCCCTGGTATTTAGAGCTAATTGTCTCTAAAGAGCTAAGGGCTTAGCTTCAAGAAGAGTTTCTGAATCTTGAGAATAAACTCTGCAGGTGTCTTCGTCAGTGGTATTCAGGTTAACCTGTTCACCCCCCCAGGATTCTTCTTCACTCCTAACCTGGGTCCTTTCTGCTACTGGGACATGCTCTTCTATTTGGCCTTAGTGGAGAGAGTTTGGAAAACATAGGTCTTAGAATATAAtatgataaaatgaaaactaaaattttaaattggattatccTCATCTTGGATAAGCAAGGAAGAACAGATCCAAGGTTCAAAGGTCAGAAAATCCACACCTCTGTTTACTCTTTGTTCTTCTCCATTCTCAGAGCATGTGCCAAGATATTACAGCTACTTTCCTTGGCAAATATTAGATCCCAGATTTGGCCCACTCAGCTGctgtcagagaaggaaaagcctTTTTCAGATGCAGATGCTTACGGGCATGGAGGGTAGCAAGGGGAGCACAGTAACACACTTCCCCTTTCTCAGGGCCTCTGATGCTACTGCATCAGCACCGGCAGACAGAAGGGTCTCTGCTTGTCTCAGAGTCAGATACCTCCCTGACTCTTCTCTCCACAGGGCCCCTTTTCTGCTTTGCTGGTAACAGCCTAAGACTTGGGGCCATCATCACATCTCCCCAGTTACCTATCCCAGAAGACCTCATGTTTCCCTCCTATGTATTCTGGCCTTCTGCCTAAAGTGACCCCTGGCCAGACCCAGTTTCAGCTTCAATTTGGGTCTGAATGTGGTTGTTGCATTTACTCTCACTTGCCTTTCTGGATGTCAGCTAATGCTCTGGAACATTTCATCTTGGCCCATGAAAGTATGTGTGGGATGCAAgggcttccccttcccctgccatgAGACAGTTTGTGGGGTCTTCGAGGTCCCTTAGGATGGCAGGGACCTTGGTCTGCTTGACCCCAGTGAGGATGCACTCACTTGAATATGGTACAGTCCTGCTGAGATGCAGCTGAATCTGACTTTTCCTTTCAAGCACAGGTTTATTTATAACTCTGCCCATGAAGCCCATGGGGACAGGCTAGGGGAATATAGACTGAGGGTCCAGACAGGGGACACTATCTCCATGGCCACTTGTATGTCACTCCCACAGGCTTCCCACTGTTTCAGtctggtgggtgggggggagatcACCAGGGGCCCACCGCCTCTGCCATGACTCCCGCACTTACACATATAGGGCTCTAGACAATCTATTTCCGCTCTTCCAAGTAACTCAAACTCCAGTTAGCCACAGTGGTTAGCGCTTTTCCTCATCAGCCACTTTGCTAGACACAACGTGGGTAAATAGTTAGGTCCTTGGGCTCTAGGAGTTCACAACCTCTTTACTGAGATGGGTACACAAAAATGTAGTCCCATAATTCAAAATAAGGTCACGCACCTCTTGAGCTTTTCTTTTCCCAGCTTTTCTTTCAGTTGATGACACAGACTTTGAGGTAGGGAAGCCACTTTTCATTGCACCTGGGTCACAGATAAAGAATACATGACATAAATGCTCTTTGCTTAGATCACATAGTTAATGAATTATAATATTGGTCTGAGAACCAGGTATTCTGactctttattcattcacattcaacaaatatttatcagggGCCCACAACGTAATAAGAAAAATAGACGCCACACACACAAATCCCCAACCTCATGCAGTATTCTGGTTAGGGGGACAGACAATAAATGGAGTTGATATAAAAAGTGAAATAGGATGTTAGGTAGtcttatggagaaaaataaagggaagaagggagcagATAAATATCCAGGGGGtagttgaaattttaaatgaagctCCTGCACAACATTATGTGCAGAAGGCCACacataatgaaaacatttcaGAAGCCTGAGGGAGTGAGAAATAGATTTATGGAGATATTTGATGAAGAccattccaggaagaaggaacagaaaCTGCAAGTAAAGTTCCTGAGAAGGGAGTGTATCTGGTGGGCCAGTGTGCCTGAGCAGAGGGAACCAGGGCAAGAATAGTAGGCAGATAGAATCGGAGAGGTAATGGGGAATTGGATAATATAGGGCCTTATAGGACTTACAGGGCTTTTAAGGATTTTCACTGGGACTCTCGGTTCAAGTAACTGCAACAGTGgtcatgtatccaccactgtTCTGGCTTTTAGGGAAGTCTCCAATTCATGGTGAGCTTGTCCACTTGGGTCACAGATGACATTTACTCTGCAACACCCATTCCCCAAGTGTCCAAATTACACACTCACTTCCTAGGAATGGAAACTTACAAGTTCCTAGGATTGTTGGACAGTGGGGCTTTTCACACGTTAGTGGGTGGTAGGTGTGCTGGGGGAGAAACCTCTGTAGAAGTAGTGAGGACATCTTGACTGTCCAGTTCTTAAGACTGAAGTTCCATCTCCTTCCCATGTTTAGGACTCTGGGTACCTCATCCTTCTTCTCTAGCCCAagcccctctttctctttctctcctccctttctccatGACCCATCTTATGTCATGTGtggaaaaaaacaagcaaaaatccaGTCTGTAAGTCCACATCATCTGCACTTTTCTTACTTATGTCCAGTGGTGACTAAGACATGGTCCCTGGTCTTGAGAAGTGGGCAGAGTCTGCTGTGGGGAGAAGGTTACAGTAGAGTCTAAAAAGGGCTGTCATGAAGAAGGTGctgtaggagcacctcaaaaggACACCAGACAGACTTGAGAAGTTGTGAAAACATCTCTGAAGGAAAGTCAGTTCTATTCTAAgtcaggagaagggagagagtgagGGTGCTGTAGGTGGAGGTGACAACTTGTGCAAAGACTTGAAAGTGAGATAGAGCAATCAGGGCTAAGGAAATGCAAGTTGTTTGTTGTGCCTGGAGCATAGAGAGGAAGCAATGAACCTCTTCATTGGTAAATAGAGCCACGCCATCCAGAGATGTTATGATTTTTCTATCTGGCAGACCTTGTTTTAGGGTCTGGAAGACAACATAAATGAAACAAAGAGTTCTTATTCTCAAAGAACTTACCTTGTAATGGGGAAACTAGACAAGAAATAAACAGGTATGTAATATGTTGGGGAGAGGGTGAAAGTGCTAGAAATTAAAACAAGGTAGGTAAGGAAGAGAGAGTAAATGCAGGCAGGAATTGAGGGAGAGgtgttgttgtcattattattttttataatataaaggGCCCTGTAGTAAGGGGACACATGAGCAGAGCCTGCATGATAAGAGGCAGTAAGCCACGGGGGCATCTGGAGGAAGGACATCCCAAGTAAGGAGAACTGCAAGTGCAAAGTCTGAAGATGAAGCATGCTTGGTGAATTTAAGGGAATATTTGGAAGCTAGTGTGGGTGTAGTAGAGTGAATAAAGGGGAGAGTAGTTGGAGATGAAGTTGAGATGATGGAGAGGAGCAAGAACACATAAATCCTTACAAGATATTATAATGACTGTGAGTGTTCCCTGGGTAAGACAGGGGGCTTCTGGAACATGCTGTGCAGAGGAAGTAACATGATTTGTGTATTAAAATAATCCGTCTAACTACAGTGGGGATTATTTTACTTTACTGTACTTTACTGtacttttactttactttactttactttactttactttactGTACTGTAAAGCAAAAGTGGATTAAAGGAAGATCCACCAGGAGACTATAATATTTCAAGTTCAAGATGATGCTGGTTTGGATCATGGGGGTAGCAGTTGAGGTAGTAGAAAGTAGTTGTACTCCAGATAGCAACATCTGGAATACCTGGAAGAAAGAGTCATCAGCATTTGCTAAAAGGTTGGATGTGgaatgggagagacagacaggtgtCAGAAATAACTCCAAGTGTTCTATCACAGCAACTTGAAAGGCAGAGTTTCTGAGTTATGGAAGACTGTGGTTGAGAATGTTTTTTCCTTGATGTGAATATTAGGATATGGTTTTGGACATGATGAGTCTAAGATGATTGTTAGATGTTCAAATGAAGATAGTGATGCACAGGCAATAAGATATGAGTCTGGACTGTAGATATTAATTTGGGATTTACCagcatatagatggtatttaaagacACGATGCTAGATAAGATGACCAAAAATGAGAATATAACAAAGAATAAGACAGGTCTGAGAACAAAGTCCTGAGACATTCCAACATATAAAGATCAGGAAGATAAAGACTAGCAATAattgaaactaaaaatattattgtCAAATATGCTGAGGATTTTGACATCATCCTAATTATTAAGTAGCCGGTACTGTAGTCACTTAAATTCCCTGTAGATATGAATGACTACTTCTTCCTTGCTGGATCTGAAACCAGCTATAGGGTCCACCATTACTGAGTGACACTAATGTATTATTGaaatatgtactttaaaatttctagaaTTATTGGATATACCCAgcttggaaaaaataattaacttgCTGGATTAAGCcattacataaaaatatgctaCAAGTTAAAACAATTCTAAGTAAATAACACAAGTTATAATTCCTTTGCAATTCTAGTCACTTTTCAGTTTCTGCTGGGGCAGAATGTTGACAGAGGgcagaaagaaattttagaatatgCTTAGTTGGGGAAGAACATCAGGTAGAAATACATTTGTGAGGTTTGAAGATTTTGTTTTGGGCTTTTCTTCCATAAATTGGTTGAAAATTTCTAGAgaacagagttttgttttttgtttgtttgactaAATTATGTCCCCCAGTACAAGTTAATTAAttcatgtataaatgtatattatattgttcatattatatataatatacatatatgtttatattatatataaatatagtctagatatataaatatatatatagtttatattataTACAGCAATACAGCATTAAAGTTAAGAGTGGGGGGACCCAGGAGTCAGTTTGCATGTGGATGTGAAATATGGCTTTGTCACTTACAGTTTAAGtaagttacttaacatttttgtGCTTCAACTTTCCCATTGATAGTAAAAGTAACTACCTTATAATGTtgttttgaatataaaaatgtgttaatatatgtaaaaaacagAACTATGACTGgtcaaaggaaataataaatgttagttacaaTTATTATTACAGTTAGAAAATACTATTTCTCAAAAAGGAGTCACTTTTTCATACTGTGTCATTCTAACTGCCGTGaatgtttaaagtaaaaagagaaagactACTGGCAGGATAAACAAGCATAAGCAGGAGAAACTCTTTAGAACAAGCAGTGATCAGAGGAGAAATTCTAGACAGGCTGTTCGTTCCTCCCATTCTTATGTCTCttgtctcctcatttgtaaaatacagaGGTCAGTCAAGctgattttctaaatatatttcatctttgattttaaatatttacacactTAGCTTCAACAAACAACAGATTTACTTTTCTATTGATAATATGACCTGACATAGACTGTCTCTAGAATTCTATGATTCTCTGTGCCTTTGgaatggagaatttttatcacaGCTCTGCGTATCTGTTTTGTCTTCACACTATAGATGATGGGGTTCATGACCGGGGGGATCAGCAGGTAGGTGTTAGCAATCATACAATGTACATATGCTGGGGCTTGTTTCCCAAATCTGTGAACAAAGGAGAGACTGATCAATGGAATATAGAAAATAGCAATAGCCCCAATATGGGAGATACAGGTGCTGAaggctttcttcctctcttctgggGATGTGATGCTGAGGATAGTCTTAATGATCAAAACATAAGAAAGGGGGATGAGAATTGAGTCCACACCAACAGTAGAGGTCATGGCAGTCAGCCCAACTGCATTGTTGATCCTGGTGTCTGTGCATGAGAGCTTCATCACATGAGGGTGGAAGCAGTAAGAGTAGTGGGGCACGTGGCTGCGGCAGAAGGACAGTCTCATAAGAAGTGCTACCATTGGTGTCAGCATTAGTGTCCCCTTGATGACAATTGCCACTCCAAATTGAATTATTCTGGAGTCAGTTAAAATGGTGGCATACCTGATGGGATTAGAGATGGCGACAAAACGATCAAAAGCCATGGCCAACAGCACTGACAATTCCATGACAGTGAAGAGTTTAACAAAGAACATCTGTGACAAGCAGGCAgtaaagctgatctccctggcaTTGAACCAGAATATACCCAACATGGTGACCAGAGTGTATACGGACAAGCCAAGGTCAGTGGTGGACAGCATGGAGAGGAAATAATACATGGGCTCATGAAGGCTGGGCTGAATGACAATGACAAATAGAATCAGGCTGTTTCTTGAGAGAGCTGTTACATAGAGAAAACAGAAGGGAATGGAGATCCAGCTGTGGAAGGCTTCCAGCCCAGGAACACCAGTTAGCAGGAAAATAATGGAAGAGGATGTGATATTCTGGAAGTTGGACATGCTGGATTAAAAGTACAGAATTCCAAGATGAAATTCTGGAATAACCAAAaaaacctacatttaaaaaattaacccaattataaataattttattcaacCAAAAACTAACCACAGATGAATGTCTATATACTATGTAAGTATGAATGactcatttaaaatgataaaataattgtaaGATTTCGACTGTTGTAGtaggtactcttttttttttttttgtattttcccaaGCCCATGATTTTTCTTCCCTGGGGCCCTTTGCTGGTAGCTAGGTTTATACTATGTGATCTTTTCCTCTAGCCAAAGATGACTGGACTAAGAAAAGACGCTTTACCCAAGATTGGCCAATCATATTCCATCCTCTTTGGAATGTTTTTCTGTATAGTTGGCATCAGAGAAAAATAGATTGGGGCTTTGGAGCAGCAGTATTACATTGGCCATGAGAACAGAAAGCAGTGAAGCTTACAGACAATTTGGGAAGCCAGAAAATATTGAGAAAGAGATACTTATAATGCAAAGCAACACATATGAAGTGATAATAAATGGCTTAGGCATCAGTGCAGTCATGAGCAGGTGCCTACAGTATCTAACCTTTCAAGTGACTCTTGCAGTACAGCATCTGGAATTGCATTTGAGAGAGATGGAGAGTTAGAACTCAGACCTATCACCTACAGAGGGCTCTGCCCCCACTTGTTATAGTGTGCTGCCGTGTtccaatatatttctttcttcaatcTGCTTGAAGACTAGCTTTTCTCCATTAGCAAAGAACAGATTTTCTCCGTTTTGTTAAGACATACTTCTCAGGTGACACCTAATAGAATGTTATTGTTTTGCTTTGGAGGAGAATATAAAACTTTGTTGcaaacattatatttttttttcattgagtaGAGAATTGCAGACTGGGTAAATGGGTCTGTATGAGTTGGAAGAGGGGGTCTGGGGAAAAACAGAGATTAGTTTATTAGATTATTCCAAGGCTTTTAGAATGGCATATGTGAAAGTGTTGAGTCTGAATGAACTTGTACTTACAAGAATGAACTTGTAGCCAATGTTAAGGCTCCTCAGGGGAACCTAAGTGTTTCCAGACCTCACAAGTTCACCCAAAGTGCAAACTCAAGAATTCCCTAAATAAATCTCTTAGTTTTAACAATgggaaaattttaattcaaattaatggaaaattagagaaaaaaagagtggtaAGTTACATGAGTTGACCAAATCAGTGAACTATGACTTTCGAGTTTCCAGTTTAGAATAATGAGAGTGTCCTCAGAGAACAATCAAATTATTGTCAAATGTATTATCAAACCTCATAATGGAAATGAGAGTTAACAATAAAgggaacatttatttaaaaagggaatttttttgGACACAACTTCCAATGATTGTTTATTGAGTGTCGTGAATTTGACAAACGTTGTATAGAAACGAAGTAGATATGGTCTTGCCCAACTGGCATGCATTTCACAATTAACTCTGAAAATTTGAAAGATTAACAAGTTCTATTAGTACTTTTCATAAATAGATtgatttctgaaaacatttttatagcttttacttttaaaaagtatgtctTGATCAGAAAGATAAACTAAAAACCTATTAAATGAATGAtacttataataatttaaaagaatgtgttCACCTCTCATTTTCCACAAGTCTTTGACCTGTTTATTTACTATTAATTCACAGAACCTGGGATTCAGTTTTTCAAGTTAACAACTTCCTGGGGTTACTGGGAAGCAGAGTAATTATGAAAAAGGGATCACTTCAATTCTATGTACAAAGGTTTGGGGTATTTGGAGAAGGCCTTCCAAGAAAATCAGTGCTTGAAAGATTTCTATGTTTTGTGTATGTCAAGATGAAGTATTCCAAGGCTTTTAGAGTGGCATATGTGAAAATGTTGAGCCAGAATGAACTTGTAATATCTCTTCCTTTGCTCTTGCCTTACACTCTCAGAgacattttctgagcacctactctgtgcacAGTGCTGTGTTAGAAGCTAAGACATAATACAAACAAAACCCCTCTTAAAGAGTTTATAATCAAGTAAGAGAGAATTAATGTTGCTGTTTATAAATAACTCCAATATCCAGTGTATTATgatgaataataaaaacagttaTGAGAGTGCAGAAGGCCTCTGTCAATTACAGTGATTTTCATGGTGATATGCAATGATTGAGTTGTAATTTTTGTCATTGAGTTCTAGGAAATTTTATAAGagatcagtttaaaaaaataaattgctatcTGAACAATTTCTCTTTCACCCTAACATCTTCATGGTTCCCcttacattatttcattaattcaatTTATTCACTGCTCGTTTTCATTcttcttatcatttttttcccttccctttcacaGTGCAGGTTGAACTGATCTGTGCTGAGCCTGGCAGAAGAGAACGTCCctgaattccttctttttcattggTCTACAACCATAAATCCCTGCACCCTCTCATCATCCATGCTGGGCTCAGACACAGAGGTTTCCTTATTCCTTTCATAGCCAATAACCCCACCTAAGCACTTGATCATCCGTCATAAACACTTCATTCATTCCAACATCAAACTGGGAGATCACTGTGTATTGTGTCAGCACTAAGGGTACAAAGCAAGTAAAATAACAGTGGTTTGGTGCCTGAGGAAACCAGAGAGGCTGTCAGGACCTCATCTTTATAAGGCTGAAAACCTTATCTTTAATGAGTCCAGGGACtcctctgaaaataaaaagttaccaattttgaacacctactacatgccaggcactatattCGGCAAGGTGTGTATCAGAGGAATCAGAGACGAAGAAACGCCACTAGTTGTAGAGTGCACAAGGGTAAGATGCTTTAGATAAGACAGAAATTAGTGTGGAGTGACAGATTCTGAGTGCGTGTATACATGAATGTGTTTGGCTGTGTGTCAAGAGGAATTAGTCCCAAGAAATCTTAACAGAGTAGATGAATTTTAACTTTGTAAAGTTTTGATGGGTGGGTGTGAGTTCACAAGGATGGAAAGCAGGAAAGAGGTATTCTTGACATACATAACAAGGGAGCAGAGGCTGAATGGAATAAGGACACAATACAGTTTGTTGGCTGACTACAAGAAAATCAATATGCTGAGCCTTAAATGTGAAGCTGGGTGCTGTGGGAAATGAAGCAAGAGAAGGCGGTGGGGGGGAAGGACATTGAAATCTTGAATTCCATGGAAAGGATAAGGGACTTGGATTTTAGTTTCAGAGCATCAAAAGCCAGgcgtttccaaatattttatgaataagtaaataaatcattCTTCATCTCTTCTAATTTAACACCAACAAAATTCGTTCCTTTGTTAGCATCTTATTTAGTACCACTGACTCCTTTTCTGCAGTCTATAATACTCAAGTTTTACCCCAATCTATTAATGAAAGCTTCCCACACATTTATATCAATGTTGTCAACACATTCAATGCAACCAAGACATATTGAACATCTTTCATGATTGGCCACTGTGCTTAGCTAGTGAGAGAAATAAGACATAAACCCTGTTTCTCTCTCAATTTCCTGCCATAtcttttataataacaaaattgtTCGTTGAAGGACAGTctgcttttgtttattatttcttcaccTTCAGTAACAATCTGGATTCTTTCCCTAATGACTCTCAGAAATTTCTCCAACTGATGTCACCAATGACATTCTAAATACCAAGTGCAAAGgtttattttcacatttgttttcctctcctttaTCTCAAATTGTCTCAGTGTTGACTACCTCCACTTTGAAACTTTCTCCTTTATTAGCTTCGATGGTAGTGATTCTGTGAGATTTCCCCCCCTGTTTATCAAATAATACTTTTGTTCTCTGTCTTGTAATTCTGCTGTTCTTTAGGAGTCTGTTTTTCTTCCAAggagttccttttctttcttgctctccATGTATTCTCCTTGGGATATAGTAGTTattcccatggctttaaatagCACTTATATCCAGATGACTTGCAAACCTTAAATCTAATTATGGCCTCTCCTGAGTTCTGTATTTCAAAAGTTAATAGAATCTTTGAAGCTGTGGCAAGATTTCTAGGCTTAAACTTGAAGGCAGTAATGAATCATGGAACTAGAGTGAGGAGATCAAATTGATGATTTAGAAAAAGAACTGGCAGCAGTTTGGAGAACAAATCAAAGCTCACTGCTTAGTGCCAGtgaataaaatgtgaataaactaTTTTATCTATACCTGAGGGATATCTCTACTCATACATCCTCAGACACCTCAACCTCAGTAAGAGCCACAAAGACCTCACTCCCTGTCCCATTCCAAACCTGGCTCTCTCTCCAATGCTTCATTTATCAGTAAATGACATCAAATTCTAGCAAGTCATCTGCTTAGAATTGTCTCcctcatgcacacacaccacacactcttctccccctctctctcatcCTCAACATACAAATCGTCGTTAAATTTGTATTGATTCTACTTCGGAAATGTCAAAAACTGGAGCCTCAGGAGGTCTATATATGAAGCTAAGTAATACCAGTCTGGTTGGTAGTGGGACCTTGAAGCTGTATTTCATTGCAATTGTCTTAAATTGAGAACACAAAACTGTTCATATCAACAAATAAAGGAGGACTAATGGATATTATTAGGAGGAAGCACAAAAGTTCCCCCAAGTTACTCTTTTTTGCAGCCATCACAATCGAATCTGTTCAGTCCCTGCACATCATCCCCATGCATCCTCTCCAATTGCTGCACAACCTTCATTTTCTCTTGTGAGAAATAAGCTATAGTCTCTCCACTAATTTTCCTGTCCACTTAGATCACAATGATGCTCTTTCATTGCACTGCCATGAGCTGTAGCTTGTGGCTACTTCTTTAACTGCTGAATTAGACCATATGGCATTATCAGTATTGTCCAAGTCATTGCCAATGGCATGGCTACTGTGTGACTGATCTGGGTTTAGATCCTTGCTCAAACACCAACTAGTTTTGAGATCTTGTATGGTggcaataacaaaaaatattataaCAACAGCTACCATTTAGTAACTTGTTCTGTGAATGTTACTTTGCCAAGCACTCtataaacattttatcttttcattcttactACAACACCATGTGGCAAGTATTATTAAATTCACTTTTCTGATAACGAAACTAAATATCAGAGAAGTTATGAAACATATACAGGATCACATACAACTAGTgaatagcagagctgggattctagacctgtttctttttaattccaaTGCTCATGCACTGAAACCTACAAGTAATGTAAACTTTCTTtgattcagtttccttatctatgagATAAAATAGGCACTGTGTCTAGTACAGTACCTGGCATGCAGTAGATGTTCAAAATgggtatttttccatttttaataagaATCACTGGGCTTAGAAATGAGGTTTTCAGCCCCTGAAGACCTCTTTGGTTTTCTTGAGCACCAAACCACTGACCAGGATAAATATATTAGCAACTGATTAAGTCATTTGACTAATGAGCAACAGGGTATCCCACCCACACCTGGCAGAACAAAATGCCCCTTCTCTATAGATTCCCCGAGAATAAATAATTCTACAAATTCTACCATCTGCCTCAGCCCACCATCCCATT is part of the Balaenoptera musculus isolate JJ_BM4_2016_0621 chromosome 8, mBalMus1.pri.v3, whole genome shotgun sequence genome and encodes:
- the LOC118899522 gene encoding olfactory receptor 51F2-like → MSNFQNITSSSIIFLLTGVPGLEAFHSWISIPFCFLYVTALSRNSLILFVIVIQPSLHEPMYYFLSMLSTTDLGLSVYTLVTMLGIFWFNAREISFTACLSQMFFVKLFTVMELSVLLAMAFDRFVAISNPIRYATILTDSRIIQFGVAIVIKGTLMLTPMVALLMRLSFCRSHVPHYSYCFHPHVMKLSCTDTRINNAVGLTAMTSTVGVDSILIPLSYVLIIKTILSITSPEERKKAFSTCISHIGAIAIFYIPLISLSFVHRFGKQAPAYVHCMIANTYLLIPPVMNPIIYSVKTKQIRRAVIKILHSKGTENHRILETVYVRSYYQ